The DNA window cttAGAGTTAAACACTAAAAAgtattcttaatttcttaaaaaagggttttacagtTAGGTATCCtcgataatttatatttaatttgggattttttttttaaatctcttatGTTTTCAATCTGGCATATGTTAACAGTGGGAAAAAGCCTGATTACCTGGGGGTGCAAAAGAACCAACCATCATTATCTCTGTGCCCAGCTACAAAGAATTGTATCTCAACATCGGAGAATATCACTGATCTTACCCACTATGCCCCTCCATGGTAGGTGCTGCCACAAAAAATCTCGCCGACTTCATTTTGAACGTTTCTTAACATGTGAAAAGCAAGTCCCAACTTCTCAACTAGTGCGTCTCGTGGTCGCCGAAAATGACCCGTCAAACTTAACATGTGCTGAGTTGAATAttttggtgtgttttttttccccttcttcttctgctGTAGGAACTACAATGGTGGTAGAAAAAAGCCAGTCAGCAAGGAACAGGCAATGGAAGAGCTTCTTGATGTGGTAAACTGTCTTTTCAGATTCCTTCTAAGCATGTTGAACAAAAAAGAGATGTGATACAACAATTCCATTGCTTCATGATTGTAGATTAAGCTTTAACAGCAAGATCAAATTAAGCTGAACCTGAATAATTATCAATTGCGCAGGTAAGATCAACGAAACCGGAGAAATTTACACCAAAGATTGTAGAGAGGGATGATGATTATGTGCACGTGGAATACCAGAGTCCTATTTTAGGGGTAAGTTAGATGTCTTCCTCTCAAGAAATCGCAAGTGGAGCCTTTGAGTTGCAATGAAACGCTTAACACTAAAGCCCTGATGTTCTTTCAAACAGCTAGTAGATGATGTTGAGTTTTGGTTCCGGCCAGGCAATAACACGATTGTGGAGTATCGGTCTGCATCACGCTTGGGaaactttgattttgattacaACAGAAAGAGAATCAAGGTTAGCTTTTCTAACATTATGGGGTCCTTTCCTTCGAAAATATCGTCACTCACTTAGCAGGAACTTGGCGTTCACTGCAGATATTGAGACTAGAGCTGGAGAAGAAAGGCTGGGCATCTGCAGAGAGTTTCTGAAGGCCCCCTGCCTGATAGCTGCGCTGTTAATTTAGAACATCAACAGCATTCAttgatgttgaaaaaaatataaaagaataagattGTACTAGGAAAATTTTACATCTACCCAGTTGTACCCCATGATGATTTGTTTCCCGGTGATCAAATGATCCACGGACAGAAGTCAAAACTGAGTAGATACTCTCTAGTGGGTACAGTTGTAATAATCTCCATGTGTTTACATCAGGAGTCCCTTACTCTTGATGAAAAGGGACTAGGGAAGCTAGAACCCTGAACCCAATTCCTACAGTGATGGGAATAAGTGCAATTAAAATTCCAATAGCATTGCACATTTGTGCCTTGACGAGACCAATCGCTGTATCTTGAAGCTCGGCCCCTTCCATTCTATAGCCAAGAGAAACCGTGAACAAGATAAAAAGAGCCCTTGAGCACGGTGAATATTTCATAGTTGCCTCGCCACAATGCTATGTGCATAACACTTATCAGTTTCACCCCATCAGCAAATGCCCAATTCTCAAGTCCGTGATGTTAACTAGTTGTTCAACGTCAAATTTTAAAACGGGAAAGATGTCACTCGAGGAGAAATCACTTGACCAAATAAAGCAATAATGAGCACTTCAAATCGTATACAAGACAACGCCATCGAAAAATAAAAACGAGCGAAGAACACGCTACACCAGAGCTAggttaaaatatcatgaaggcCGCATATGAAAAGCATCGTCATCTATAAAATCCATACCCAGCACAAGATGACGAGGATAACTAACTTGGCTTAAATCAGCTGCATtgatctaaattacatgaaagctTTCAACGTTGCAAAATATTCATTAACTAGGAAGTGCAATTGTTCAAGTTCAGGACTGATTTAGAAGTTACACTGTAATGGGAGAAATCATAACAAAACGAAGATATGGTAAACGACAACCACCACTTTAACTTCCATTAAGTCCGGCAGAATGATCATCTGTGGATCAATCTTTTCTGAGCTCTGCATATTCACGACGCATACCATCAGCATTTAAGATGACAATTTCAAGCTTGTCTCCCtgcaaaacaaacaagataTATTAAGGAGTGTGATAAATGAACTGAAGTCAAAGCATGGACGTAGGCATAATATCTTGTATGGGTAAACCTAACAACATCCTGCACAATCTTTTCCTTGTGTAAGAGTAATAATTCAGAGGGAGGCAGACCTCCCTCCAGATACTGGATATAATTTaaagaggacaaaaaaaaaaagaaaaaaagagagagaggaagaattCATTTAAAGGGCAAAAGCTGAAAGGAAACAGGAATTTACAGTGTATATATCCCTCTCAGTTGCAGATGCAAAAACATCTTTGACCACATCAATTGCTTCTGCCTCAGAAAGTGGAGTTACAGCGTCCTATGAAAGTCACAAGTTTTTTAGATAACCAGATAAAAGACGTAACACCCCAGACAATTGACAAAAGAAACAATGTTAGCCAAGGACAGCATACCTGCGCAGGTAATAAAAGAGGGCTGGGGGACTTCAGCTGGTTATCTAGCACAGGCATGATGAGTTTAGCACCAGAACCTTGGGCACTATACCCAACCTTCTCATAGGAACCGACAGCATCGTAAGTGTAAACACAGCCCTTTCCTAGATGTTTAAAAAGAACACCAATTTGTTAACACCAATCAAAAGCTTAAAACTGCACCATTAACTTGTATCACTTACCTTCCTCATCAAAGCCAACCAAAACGTTGAAGGTATAATAAGGGAAGAAACGTTTGTAGTAGAGAGTGTTGGAGAGAAGTCGAGCCATGGCAGGGCAGCTCATCTGCTTGTTGTGTTGATGTTGATAGATCTGTTAAGTGATTAAGAACAGATATTAGGTTCCATGCCAAACAAGAAGCCAATTTCTTTTCAAACACAGCAAAAGGGAGTCCATTAGACCACAAAATCATAGATATTTACGAACACACACTTCTAGATGGCCCTTTGTTACTTGAAAGTTACACAAAACACCACCATTCTTAACAGATATAAAGGCACACAAATTACATAGCTCTCAGAGTCTCTTCCTCCAAACAAGAACCTCTCCAACTCCTTCCATGCGGCAATCTTTACAATTTTCAATTTGGACTATAATCCTGAAAAGACTTGGGGCATACCAACCTCCACACTTTCCAAaacaaacactgaaaaataactAACACCCTGATAAAACTTCAAAGGAAAAATCTCAAGATATAGTAAGATCTCAAAGGAAGGGAACTAATGTAATCTCAAGGATACATTCAATCAATTACAACATGCTTCTAATATAATTTAGGTGGGAAAAATTCTGCAGAACTAAAGCATTAGATTGTtttatattcaatcaatttgaagagagagagagagagtcgccTCAAGTTAAATAGAACTAACAACAAATGTATcactttatttttcatgaaaccTCACCAGGTGCTTAGCCCCCAAAACCTTTTGTAGGGCTCTCACATCAGCTTGAAAGCCAGAAGAGGCCATTAAACACTTGTCCGCTCTGACATCAGTGAAGCACATCAAGTCAGTCTTGTTAATAAATAACTAGGAAAAGAACACACTTCATTAAGAAGCTGAGTAAAGGATGCAAGTACTTCCAGATCATTATCAAAATTGATTCAATGAAAACTCTACCTATCTAGTGAGCACTAAGTTCCATACTTTCAGTTTGTCAAAGGTATATACAGGTATTGGCAAGAATGTGCAAAGACAAGTTGGAAGACAGATATCTCTAACCTCATATTTGTccaatttagaaaatttattaaaccttTCCAATGAAATCCTCAATGAATAAAAATCCCTAATTGAATTATTGTTACATTCATTTGATCCAAGGATGagatgaagctcaattcttacCTGTGCCCTCGTGCAAATTCATCCTCTTTGAAAAAAGcacaaacttttttatttccaaaaacCAGACCGATCCCACAGAGTACTTTACACCAGCATCCAATTTTACAATGGGGTTgttgaaattaaatgaaactatAAACCCAATTGTAAAAACCACATTTATCAGTCAATTTCACTTAACAGAGCCTAAATTCCGAATTGGAGCACAAAAAACGAGAATATCCAAGATAAGAAAACCCACAAACTAattcaagcaaaaaaagaaagaaaagaaatggagagAGATTAAGAAGACATACAATTTATAGATTTTGGAGTAATCGCGAGTGAGAATATTGTATCCGGTAGACATTCGAGTATCAGCGGCGACTACACAGTAATCAGCTCCAGCAATCGCAACGCAAGTCCTtcaaaaaaatagttcaaaatcaaacaaatcaacaaataaatagaCATAACTTACTGAGAGGGGGAGGGGTAGAGGGTTACCCTCCATTAAAATCGTAGGGTTCAAATCTGGCTTGTTGTTTAGTCATTGGGTGCTGGTAGAGAGAGGGGTTGCTATGGCTTAGAGAGAGTGAAAGGCTTAAAATCGGAGAGGGCAGGCTtcgatttttatttgttttagatctCTCCTTGCCGGGTCTGTCTTGCAGCGCACTTCAggtgttttaagaaaaaaaccccCTTCATAAAAGTACCTAACCTATATAGATAATCGATTAgctcttaatatattaatatcttcTTAATCATActatttggttaattttatattttttgttcgtAGAAAACCATTGAATTCAATGACATCTCACTTTTATCGTGTGACGATGAactaaataatacaaataaacataagtttttatatttctttaagcAATGGTAATAAATTCATgaggttttttaattaaaaaaataaagttatgcAAGCTTCAAATTACCTAAtgattatgttaattaaaactaatgaaaggattaacaattaacaaaaactataaaagcTGTGGAAGAAATCATGTAGCAAACATTATGGAAACCCagtgattttattattcattggtAATAatattgtgatttttcaatttgatttttatttgtttcattgaattttttttgaattttttgttagattgattttttttttaatttcacaattcaataaaaaacttgtagatattttttaatttattttttatttttattttgattctcattattttaattattattttttattttggatctttttatataattgatttttcccCCAATTTTATCTtgcaacatttgattgattaagaattaagctttatggttttttcagGTACGGTGCTTTCGATTTTATAATCcagatcacgagtttgaaaagttaacgtgagttgacactattttttttcacttcttttcttttttgatctcatcatttgatgtttttttttcttaaaaaaataggatttgtgatttattttcttttcttttctatcgggTTATCCTGACCTCATGATCTGACAACGAGTTTGGTAGATCAACCTGAGTTGGCTCGCCCCCTACTCAGCTTATAAGCTTGTTATACTAACTCAGATTGActtaggttaattttttatctttttttatatcaaaattcatCATTCTATattcatcaaaatttgaaaggCTTGGAAAAATACTATGGAAGTCCACAATGTTTTTCCCATTTAGCCCTtctctctacaaaaaaaaaaagcttgctATCAGGGTATTATGGTCTTTTTAAAGGGATACAATTGTCATTTTCAAATTCATAAAGGTTAGAGaggtatttttacattttttaaacaataagattactaaaataatctttttggcAAATAAAAACGAACTGGGATCCATGGCCTTTatagacattttattttttaataaacactTGAATATGTAGCTTCCCttggaaaaaaagttaaaacttaCATGTAAAGGCGTTTTCATCTTCGACTCTTGGCTTTTTTGTTATACTCAAGAGGACTAAGaggtattttgatcttttaacacacacacaaaatattaataaaaagaaaaagtggaTGGCTCATGCCATGCACGTGCCAGCGAGTAGACACCCTCGTGCCTTTTAAGTGGCACATGAGGCAGCATTTGGTGGTCAAACATCGCCTTCTGTGGTGGTGTTGGAAGCGTACCGACATCCTCTTCCCAATGGTGTAGCGTGACTGTTAGGCCTCGATgaagtttttccttttcctctctcttctcATTGCCAAAGtatgaaaatatcatattatttatttattatatccaatttggttattatttgattgttaattttttttttatctttttttgatttttttttcttcaacttcgcCCCTACTCATTTGGTTTAGAATGAATTTCATATCGAATTTGatcattgttcttttaattttttttttctattactaattgatttctttttctcaatttcatccctagcatttgatttaattttttatgtcgaATTTGGTCTTATttggtttatttcttttttcaattgtgtCCCTAGTcatttggtttaatttgatatttatatcgAATTTGAtccttctttgattttctttttattttattgattgaatattattttcaatttcatccgtagcatttgatttcaattttttttatgttgaattcgacccttatttttttttattgttgtttgttttggattttttaattgtattttttattcaatttcatctctcattatttttttattgggcatttcgcttcatttttttatggtttgtgtAAGATCCCAtatcggaagcgagcgtccagagccagggctttataagtgcatgctcaccttgactagtaagacgcgttttggggccatgcgtggctgctaagaacaaacccgtgagggggacctgggtggaagccctggacagtgggtggactgggaggcccaaagcggacaatatcttgctcgtgaggtggggtgttacagtTTGCCTTTCATAGGATTAGTCCTGGCTTTATGACCAAGATCACGAGTTTCAAAGGTTGAcaccaattaaatttttttttagttcctcatatgaaattgatttattttcaattttatctttcaatatttaattttttagaattggtcttcgtgcttcttttttttcatttttttttctatgaggttatctcaatcttatgttCATGGTTATGAGATTGGTAGGTTAACCTAGTTTgactcaaatctttttttatttgattttttaattatctttttagtttcatcactcgatattattttattaagaattttgcttcattgttttttgACAGTTTGCCTTCTATGCAGTCAGTCCAGGGCTCATAATCACATTCACGGGTTTCGAAAGTTAATACAAGTtgactttgatatttttatgtcatttttttaaaattatatatattttttagttttgtcattcaatattgaattattttatagttgagcttcatggttttatttaattcactttcgtgaatttttttttcttttgttagcaTGAATAatcgtttgattaaataaaaaaattattttgagaaacATACTTGTTAAACACAACTAAATGAATGGTTTATGTTAtcagatcaaatatcttaatcttaattatttcttgattaaatatcaatttatgtAACTAGATGTATGTATaagcattttaatttataataaaaaaatttttatattcaaaatcacACGTCTGAAAagcatgtatatttatttttttacccaaaaaaatatcttatgtGTGGCGAAACGCGGATCACATAGCTACTAGTTTCCATAGGGTGATTTAATGATACATGCAACTATATCCCATCACTTCCTATTTTCCTACAGATCATTTTAGAAATCTCCATAGCAGTATCTAAAGATTGGTTATATGGCCAGCCAAAAAATCCAAGAGGGGTCAGCCATGTAGCAGATATGAGCTCATATCATTACATAGCAATTGTTTCTCCTCCATCCATCTTTTCGCATGCATCTGTTTTGATGCatcctttctaattttttttttaaaactaactaACTGGACGTTAGCACTGGATTTTTAACTCTATCTAGGTGGCTGCACTTGCTATCCCGTCGAGCTTTGGTTGTCTTCCTGAACTCCCTCTTGGTTTAATCTCTATTTTTAGCTACACTCCACAATATATAAATCCCTATTCCACGAACATCTCCTGCATCCTTTTCTTCAAGGCCTAAAAATATTAAGCTTACCTTTGGGTATATTATGCGTATCCCTTCTACCTTTCTTTCTCATCCAAACAGGAGACATATATTCGACTACATTCTCCCCAACACACCAAAAACACAGGCTATCGTTTTTATATATGGTGCCTTTTGATTGTATCATTTCTATTGCTAATTAAAAATGGCAACAGAGATAAGACAACTTTCTATGAAGCCAGCTGCTTGGATTGAGGTTGCACCGTCCCTCCTCGGTTTCCCATTGGGGCCTTCCAAGTTTCCCAAATTGGAGACTTTTCGAGAAGAAAGAGCTGAAGGTTATGAGGATGAGAacgatgatgatggtgatggttgatgcttttctttgtccttttcaAAATAGAGTCTTAGAAGCTGTCACAAGGAAGATGAGATGTTGGCAGCTGCAAAGATGCTCCATAACATACATATTTGATGCAGCATATGTCTTGCTGACATGTTCTATTATATATCTGTGCAGAGAAGTGGGAATTCATCTTAGGATTTCGCAGGAGATTAGGTGCTACTTCACCATTTTACTACTACGTGTTTCGCAATTGGTTGCAGATTTGAGTTTGGGGAGACTTGCAAACGGAAAATTATTAGGAGCCCGGCTCACCATCAACCTGCTCACATAAATTAAGTGGGATAATTTATGTGGGGCTATGAACATAGGCTAATGATGAGTCGGGCTCATTCAATAATGTCTTTGTCTTCACATATGAATAGTGTACcccttttcaataataatatgatttttattttatttttcaatcgtTGCCTCCTAGTAAATAACATCTTCAATGCTAATTGTATCCATGCACTGCTGGATAATGGTCGATATTAAACCAAAGGGGAggttttcaaattcttttggtTGTCGAGTTTTTCCTTGCTTGTGTGACTATGCTCCCCATAAATTTTCAGCACGTAGcattccttgtatttttttagggaTATTATCCTTCCTATAATGGTTTTCGTTGTTTGGATCTGacaaccaccaaaaattatatttgttttcatcaAGAGTGTCTCTCGttcgctttttttttctttttttttgtttcaagctTCTCGTATGTTCTAATCCAATGCTAAGCTTGTGGGGGGATGTTAAGGATAGTACTCAAGAATCCTCTCTTGACATTAAGCAATGATCTTCTCCATGACTGTACGTAGCAGTTGAACATGATTGTACAGATATATTATTCATTGCATTGATTTGTCTCCATCTGCACAATATTTCCTTTCATGTACTtctccataaataaaatatttctccaCCTCTAACAGTGTGGTGGTTTTACATTCTCaggtaatatatttttattttctctgaaattttggctttcttaattttttttattattttaatttaaaatgaataacaAGTACCTTATtgaatataaaatcataatgtTATCACCTTTCACTTAGATAATTAAAGTTTATCACTATAAAGTCTAAATAATAAGCAAAGGAATATTCAAAGTTGTTGCAAAAGTCTAAATTTAATTGATGATgttgatattttcataaaaaaattaatatatttgcatcaaaAGCAAAGGAATATTCAAAGTTGTTGCAAAAGTCTGTGGCGTTTCAAGATACGATGACATTTTAGCATTCCTATGTTCggcaaactatattttatttcaatatatatatatgatctataaatataattatctagattaaaaaattaagaactaaaCAATATTTACATgcacattaaaattttaaacactttaaaaaattaaaaataaaatgaaaataaaatttgccTGTATTATCACCATCCATCTTCTTATTAgaagattattatttaaaaaaaaaaaaacaactagcaCCACGTCTTAGATGATATATTAGCTTGttcaaaaaggaaagaaagaaaaactgaaGCTTTAGTTTAAAAGGATACGCAGCAGCAGCAAGTAGTAAGTTTCTTAAGCACGTGGATAAATAGCgagtatttattaattaataaggaGTCCTGATCCATTAAACAATTCCATGACGtacaaatattaaaacaagatgatctagcaaaaacaaaaacaaaaacagaaacagaaacagagacAAAGATCAGCATAGAAGGCAAGGCAACAACAATGggatttcttctctttctcgGATGGTTATATATGCAGCCTTTCCCTTCTTGT is part of the Populus trichocarpa isolate Nisqually-1 chromosome 2, P.trichocarpa_v4.1, whole genome shotgun sequence genome and encodes:
- the LOC7461718 gene encoding uncharacterized protein LOC7461718 encodes the protein MASVAPPKAYPGCLCKARSIEHHNGFTRPRILFCQQQDNDNKPQHQVARREIVLRSSELAVAGAILNLGGKKPDYLGVQKNQPSLSLCPATKNCISTSENITDLTHYAPPWNYNGGRKKPVSKEQAMEELLDVVRSTKPEKFTPKIVERDDDYVHVEYQSPILGLVDDVEFWFRPGNNTIVEYRSASRLGNFDFDYNRKRIKILRLELEKKGWASAESF
- the LOC7494005 gene encoding proteasome subunit beta type-1, producing MTKQQARFEPYDFNGGTCVAIAGADYCVVAADTRMSTGYNILTRDYSKIYKLADKCLMASSGFQADVRALQKVLGAKHLIYQHQHNKQMSCPAMARLLSNTLYYKRFFPYYTFNVLVGFDEEGKGCVYTYDAVGSYEKVGYSAQGSGAKLIMPVLDNQLKSPSPLLLPAQDAVTPLSEAEAIDVVKDVFASATERDIYTGDKLEIVILNADGMRREYAELRKD